A segment of the Lolium perenne isolate Kyuss_39 chromosome 3, Kyuss_2.0, whole genome shotgun sequence genome:
cttggcgcaggccacacccaggccgcgccatggggtggtctggccgccctgtggcgcctcttcgacccccctctggactctgtcttcgttacggtaaaatattgacttcggcttttgtttcgttcaattccgagaatatttcctgtacaacttttctgaaatacaaaacagtagaaaatagggaactggcactgtggcatctttttaataggttagtgccgaaaaatgtataaaagtgcaacgaagtgtaagtaaaacatatataaattggtgtaaaacaagcatatagcatcaaaaattatagatatgtttgcaacgtaCCATCCACCTGCGAGCGTACACCATCAAGGAGGTACGCCTGGCATTGCGACCCTTTGTCCCCCCTCGTCGCTCTTGACACCAACAGTTCACCGAAAGCTCATATCAGCCTAGCTTGGTGATAATCAGGCTCTCATGCAAATGATTTTGTGGTAACACAAATTATGCATAAATTATCTTCAATACTCTGTCCCAGAAATGCTAAGTCAAAGAAGACACAAGAATCGACTCATACACCTTAAATCATAAATTTAGACAGGCCAAAGAACATATCACCCAGAAAGAGAGACACACTGTGTGAGCATTTTAGGCATGTTTTCAAAGATATTAGTATTAACAACCGACTTTTAATAATCTTGAAATTTGCACTGACTACccattttcaggggtattcaaaaTGAGAATTTGGTAAAGCTTATGTGGGCATAGTAACATGATTGGCATTAACACATTATCTGATCATTTGAAGAATGTTTCAAAAATGCAAATATTGAAAATATAATTTTAATCTTCAACTTTCACTAACTACTCATATCAGGAGAAATATGTATGGAGAATTAGCAAACTCGTGTGGTAGAAAGAATCAacatgatgtgggcattacccttcgggtacccaacaTTAGTCTACCTCCTCCGGCCTAACTAGGGGCCCATGACGATTGCCCAATAGCCAAGGTGGGCCTATACGTTGGTTCCCGCGAAGGAGACCTACTCGAAGAATGATTCCTGACGAACAAGGTAGGAAGACACCGTACAAGGAAAGACTAGATTAAATCTCATTGTAACCTAGTCGCGTCCGGACAGAACTCTCGGTACCTGGCCTGCTATATAAAGTCCAGGAGAGGGCCTGTCGAGACACAACCTCAATACGTAGATTCACCACAAGTTAGAGCTAGAACCCTAGAATCCTTGCCTCCCGGCGAGACAACCACCTCAGCTTATCGGCTACCCgattgtaacccgatatattcgataatcaagatcagacaagtagGAAGTaaggggttttacctcatcgagggccccgaacctgggtaaatctctctccctgtttgtttggtatccgatgtctcgtgctagcctgcaggattccatcaaccctaagcccctcatggtgggcattgccggggagcaccctcgtcaattggcgccgtctgtgggaaccctgctgGCACAAGGCACTTCATCGGCAGCTCCAATCATGTCGGCTGCGTTTTCGCCAACTTCATCGACTCCAACATCCTCAAGCTCAAGGAATCCGGTTCACTGCGGATCGTTCGAGTTTACTCCACGCAACGACGTGTCGCGTTCGGCTCCTTCAGAGTTACGCCGCAGCATGGACACAacgttcggcagcgtccacttcatcatcgactccggggGTTTCCATCGACTCCCGGGCTTAGTCACGCTTGGCTTGGAGAGGACTACAACTCCACCCACGATCGCCGTTCCACCACTAGCCACGGTAGATCCGCCATATTCATTCAGCAACAACAACGAAAGAATCCAAAGGAATTCTAGTAGCATCTGGAGCAGGCAGGAGCGCCAGAAGAGGAGAAGAGATCTTCACTATGAGGCAATTGACCGTGCTGCAAGCCGTCCTTATCAGTATGGCGATCAGGACGAAGGATGTTACAATGAGCGATTAACTAGAAGTCGTAGCCGACAAGTTCGCCTCCCTCGGACGCCTCACCCGCCAGCTGCAGAACAACTCGTTGCCCCATGTTACTTGCATACTTATATCGACCCAAAGGAGAACATCGAGAAGGCATCGCATCTGCTCAAGGATTGTCGACAGTTCCTTGATATTCAGAAGTTGTGTGAGGAATTAAGATCTAACTCAGAAGCAatggcgcacccgataaaagaggGTACAACTTCCTATGCTCAATCACAGGAACATCAATACGTGCCAGCCGAAGTTTACCCCGTATCTCGAGGGCATGTGAACATGATTCACAAAGCCATCATTTCAAAAAGAGAATCCAAGAAGTGTTCGTGGGAGATAAAACTTGCAGAGGTGGCCATGGCAAGTGTACCCGAATATATCGACTGGTCAGATCAAAGCATCATGTTTAGCAGGGCAGATCATCCGACAGCCGTACCAAGGCCTGGTCACGATGCCCTAGTACTTGAAGCACAAATCGGAGGATACAACATGAGCAAggtgttcatggatggaggaagtggtctAAACCTCCTGTTTGCAAGCACAATGAAGGCGATGGGTATAACAGTCGATATGTTAAAGGAATCTGACACTGGTTTCCACGACATCATCCCGACCCGACCCGCATATCCACTTGGCAAAATCTCGTTTGACGTCATCTTTGATacacccgacaatttcaggaaggaaaggcTTGAGTTTGAGGTAGTagattgggaatcacagtaccacgccatcctcggccgaCCAACATTTGCCAAGTTCATGGCAGTTCCTCATTATGCGTACTTAAAACTCAAGATGCCAGGCAATAACGGGACTACAATAACTGTTCATGGAAGTTTTTCTCGTTCCGATAATTGTGACAAGgatttccagaagatcgcctccaaaTTCGGAGTTAGGGAAGAGCTCAATGCACTAGACGTACTCACCGACCATACGCAGCCACCTGCCGATAATCGGAATACAAAGTCCGACGAGTTTGACGCCGCCAAAGAAGCAAAGAAGCATCAAGTGCATCCCTCTGATCCAAAGAAGACGATTATCGTCGTCACTGAAGCTCCACTAAAGAATATACTCACCAATCCAGATGCCACATGTCGGGTATCTCAGTGGGGCCATCGAGTTAGTGCCACATGATATATATCTCCTATGTCAATCGAACATCTATCAAATCCCAGGTCCACCCAGACTTCTTTGTCGATTGGATTCAGTCACAAACTCCGGCTGCACCCGATATGTCGGGTTCATGGACCATGTACTTTGATGGTTCCAAGCGAAGCACGGGCGCAGGAGCAGGAGTGGTGTTAATTTCACCACAAGGCGACAAGATGAAGTACGTGCTAAGGATGAACCTCTCGCTGCCgacaaacaatgaagcagaatacgaggcaTTATTGCACGGCATGCGTATGGCCAAAGTGTCGTGGTattgtcacggcatatgccatgggatggctaaaGTCGGTGGTTCCGGCCTTTGGCCTGCGGTGGCTTCTGGATGCAGGTATGAGCACGAGCGACAcaagcgacgtacccaggttcggggccctcgtatggaggtaacacccctactcctgctctagagtgtatatgatgtatgacagtacaatggtgctgcttgagctgtatccggctgggaAGAGGGCTCGAGGTAGACGATGACCTCTCTCCCGAGCGGTGCTAAGTGTGAAGCGAGAATGAATCGATCTCCCTGCGCAAGGGGGTGGTAGTCCGGCTTATATAGTGCCCGGATCTTTACAAAGAGGTCCCTACAGCCTATGGCGCCGGttccgccggctccggctccttCGCGCCTTCCCGAGGCGCTGTGTCGCCCGGCTGTCGGCCCTATAGTGTCCTTCCTGTCGCGCCTGGCAGGGACAGGACGAGCTGAGCGACGTGGCATAGGCGAATCTAGCTAGCGACCGTAGCTTGCGGCCACTAGCTAGCGCCGCCCGTAGCCTCCGGCGCCCGGAGAAGCCGGGCCATGATGGCCTTTCCAGGGGCGGGTCactgttgctctacagtgccccccGATCTGTGGGATTTGATGTCCTTGGTGGACTTTTCGGACCCGGATGACCTTTCCGGAGCCTTCTCCTGCAAGGATCACCAGCTCTGAGCCGGTCAAGGGAAAGTCGGGCCAAGCCGGGCATGACGTGTAGAAGCCGGCCTTGACCATGGACAGCCGGCCATGGTCAAGCCAGCGTTGACCTGGCCCCAGCCGGCCCACAAggcggccggccacggctccagccgactgctcctcagccggccttcgccgcgggccagccggccctgagccaactgttcccagtcttttgccatacccagggtcttccccccgacattagcccctgaaGCTGGCGAGGCCCTGCATAGAGAAGGGCCTTGGCAGGTTTTTCCTGGCCGTTAGTTGTTGATCTCATGGATCTTGCTGAAAAGCAGTTGAAGGGGCAGGCTAGCAGTTTCCTCCGGCCGGCTGCACCCTTTCCGGCTTGCATCGTCCGGCTGTTCTCGAGCCGGATGGCGATTCGGTTTTGCAAATTCTCTTCGCGTAAGTGTCGTTGACTTCTCCAGCTCGATGGAGTAGGCGCCGGCTGGTGTCGAAGCGACGTGGCTGGCTCGGGCCTGGCCGCTCCGAATTCAGCGCTGCATCGGGGCGCGGGCCGTGACTTGACCGGCTTTGGCTAGATTCTCTGGGCCCAGCCCAATGTGTAGTCACATCGCTGCCGGCCCGGGATCTTCTGCGGCCAGGGCTGACGTGGCCTCCAGAAAAGCCGCCGGCTCAGAACAGTTACCGGTAACGTATGGAGTTAGTGGGGATCGTGGGCGCAGTTAATCCCACGTCGCCGCCCACGACCCCCAGTCGCCGGCCGCTATCAATAGGGGCATGGGGAGGCACCGAGGCGCCCAGTGCTCACTTGTTCTTCTTCCTTGCTCTCCTCCGCGCGCTGCTCTCTCTCCTTCTTCCTTCGCTCCTCCGCGCAGCGCACGGCTCCACCGGCGAGCTCTGGCGAAGGCTCGCACCCGGACACGGCGGAGCTGTCTCCTCGACTCCCCGCCGCCGCGCAGCTGTTTCGGCGCCACGGGAGGTCGTCCTTCCACGCCGCGCGCTTCTTCGCCGCCCTCTACGCCGTCGTCCTCTTCGTCATCAACCACGGAGGAGATGGCGCACCCGAGCGGCTTGTGGGAaggctccaccaccaccgtcgacGAGGTGCAGCGCCTCCGCCGAACTCATCGCATCCCGCCGGGGATGTCGgtgcgggtgcccggcgaggaaaCCGTGCCGGTGACGCAGCCCGGCGAGGGCGTGGTCTTCACTGCGCACTTCGACCGCGGGTTCGGGCTGCCGGCGAGCCCGTTCTTCCGCAGGTTCCTGGAGTTCTTCGGGCTCCAGCCGCACCACCTTCCGGCGAACACGTTCGTCACCCTCTCGTGCTTCGTCGCCTTCTGcgagggctacgccggcttgtggccggacgtcgACTTCTGGAGTCGGCTCTTTTTCATCAAGGGGCAGACCACCGAAGGCTAGCTGCGCGCCTGCGGGGTTGCCTCTCTTTACCCCCGCCCGGGGACGCCCTTCCCGAAGATCCCTAAGGTGGACTCGGTGAAGAAGTGGCAAACGACGTTGTTCTATGTGAGGAATGACAATCCGGCTTCCGACCGCCTCAACCTGCCGCCGTTCACGCTGGCGCCGCCCACGAAGAATAAGTGGGGCTACTGCCACCGGCCGACTGACCAGGCGGCCGAGGTCAACCAGCTGATGGACTTCCTGCGGACATGCGTCACGCAGGACCGGCTGACGGCTGCCGACCCCCTCTGCACCTGTtaccaccagattttaaccacgccaggaggtgggccgtgattgagatgggcttggagattatgcacgggaaatattcatgaatcggcctcgtacaaagggtttgggctagattgcccgtgtatctgtaaattatagtaagtTACGTGTtggttaggattaaaagatagagtttagctcgtacacggttgggattattcccgaattagacagtctacggactataaatatgtatctagggttattgagaaaggaagacgatcacgttcacaacaaacacaatctaggcgcatcgccaccccttgtttcgagggttttcttccgggtaagcgccatgctgcccagatcgcatcttgcgatctgggcagtatcagtttattcgttattttgtgtcgctcgtactgaagccttgttgatggcgagca
Coding sequences within it:
- the LOC127325791 gene encoding uncharacterized protein; the encoded protein is MSKVFMDGGSGLNLLFASTMKAMGITVDMLKESDTGFHDIIPTRPAYPLGKISFDVIFDTPDNFRKERLEFEVVDWESQYHAILGRPTFAKFMAVPHYAYLKLKMPGNNGTTITVHGSFSRSDNCDKDFQKIASKFGVREELNALDVLTDHTQPPADNRNTKSDEFDAAKEAKKHQVHPSDPKKTIIVVTEAPLKNILTNPDATCRVSQWGHRVSAT